The Solibacillus sp. FSL R7-0668 genome includes the window TTTATTGACGAATCCGCGTATATTGATGGCTTTTCTCATTCCTGCACTCGGATTTGGCGCAACATATGCAATCTTTACGTATCTTGTTCCAATCTTGAATGAAATGGGAGCACCAAATAATTCAATTAGTATAATCTTATTTGGGTACGGGTTTATTTCGATTTTTAGTAATATTCTCGCAGGTAAAATTGCGAGCCACAATGCTATCGGTCGCCTTCGATTTGTTTTTCTCGTGCAAGCAATTGTTCTGACAAGCTTATTTTGGACGACCAATCATTTTGTTTTAGGCTTAATAAATATTGGTTTCATGTCGTTAATGGCGATCCTCTTAACAACATCTACTCAGCTATATTTAATTGACCTCGCAGAAATTTATCAGCCAAAAGCAACAGGGCTGGCTGCTTCACTAATGCCAGTGGCAAGCAACGTAGGTATCGCATTTGGTTCGGCATTAGGAGGAATTGTGTACCATCAAGGAAGTTTAATGAATGTAACTTGGGTCGGAGGGATAGTCGCAGTCTGTGCAAGTCTGCTAACCTTCTATAGTTATCATTTAGATAAAAAACAAAAGACAGCAAAATAGAAATGATTAGAAGCAATCTGAAAAACCATGTTTCTTAAAAATTATTTCTATTGTAAAACCACTAAAAACGTTGTTAGTGGTTTTTTCTTTTCCCGTTAGAAAAATCAGCCCTTCTATTGACAGAAAATTCTAACTTCGTATATAATTTTTGGTATTACCAATGAATTTTAATTGTATTACCAAAAGCAAAGGGGAAGAGGAATTGAAAGAAAAAGAACGGTCTTCAGATAAAATTGCGAGCGTATTAATTAAAGCCATATTGGATGGTATTTACGCTGTAGGAAGTACGTTGCCGCCGGAAAGGGAGCTTGCAAAGGAATTTGCTGTTGGCCGTCCAACGATTCGGGAGGCACTTCAACGTTTAGAAAGGGGAGGATGGATAGAGGGGAGAACAGGAATGCCCGCGGTTGTAAATGATTACTGGCACGATGGCAATATTACGACTCTTGTGAATATTATTGAGAATCACCAAACGATAACAGATGAATTTATCTTGTATTTATTAGAATTACGAAGTTCTTTGACGCCCGCTTATATTCGGGATGCGGTTACGTTTAATCAGCCTAAGGTCGTTGCGCTTTTGGCCAATCTAGAGCAGCTTGAGGATCGGGCAGAAAGCTATGCAGCATTTGATTGGGCGTTGCAAAAAAGATGTGCTGCCCTTGCCGTCAATCCAATCTATCTACTCATCTTAAATAGCTTCGATTCCATTTATCTAGATATGGCGGAAATCTATTTTTCTGTAAAGGATCATCGAGAGCTGTCCTTCAATTATTATCATGAATTATTAAAAGCTGCGTTAAAGGGAGATGCGATGGAGGTGGAGCAGTTAACGAAGACAACAATGGAAAAAAGCTTGGCTCTCTGGAAAAATCGAAAAAAATAAAAACGCTGGAGGTATGGTAAATGAAATTGAAATATATGAAAGAATATTTTTCTTATCCTGATATATTAATCATGAGCTGTCTGTTCCTCATTAGCTTTGGCTATATGCTGTTAAATTTCACCTCAATTATTATTTTGGGTACCTTTATTCTTGGCATGATTATGTATTCCTTAGCGGAGTATTTGATACACAGATTTGTTTTTCATCTAAAGCCACCAAAAAATGCATTTCTGTTAAAAATCCTAAAACGTTTACATTATGACCACCATGCCAATCCAAATGAATTGCATTTATTATTTTTACCTTTATGGTATAGTGTGCCGAACATTGCAGTGGCAGCGGCCATTTTTTATGTGATTTCCTCTAGCGTTGTCATGACGAATGCATTTACTGCAGGGATTATGTTCTTTTTATTATATTATGAGTGGAAGCATTACATCGCGCATCGCCCCCTACAGCCAATCTCACCATGGGGGCGTTGGATGAAAAAAGTTCATTTATTGCATCATTTCAAAAATGAGAATTACTGGTATGGTGTTACGAACCCAGCCTATGATTATCTCATGGGGACCTTTAAAAACCAAAAGGATGTTGCGCAAAGTAAAACGGCTAAAAACTTAGAGAAACGTGGGGAATAGAGGGGCGAATTATAAAAGTAATGCATGCAAGAAGGTTCATTTATACTAAAACTGTGCCAGCCCACATCAGGACTGGCACTTTGTTTTTTCTTTATCGTATTCTTAAGGTATAATTGATTTTAAGAGGTGATAAAATGGATACTCCTATTTATAGATTTCAAGATATGATAGATTATTTTGATCGTAAAGGTATTACATATACATCAGGTACAGAAGATATTGTATCTTTTCTGTCTAAAAATAATTATTTTTTTAAGCTTATCTCTTATAGAAAAAACTTCACTAAAAACAATAAAGACCAATATACTAATGTTTCTTTCGAATTATTAAGCGATTTAGCATCTTTAGATATGCAATTACGCTACCTCTTAATGAAAATGGCTTTAGATTTAGAACATAGAATTAAAACTATAATACTTGCTGAAATCACCAATAATCTTACAGAAGATGGGTATTCTATTATTGATACATTTATAGCAACATCTAAAGACCCAACTAAAAGAAAAAAAGACATACTCGGCTATTCAAAATACTCCAAGTACAGTTCCACGCTTTACGAAAAATATAAAGCACATACACCTATCTGGGTTGCTTTTGAAACAATGTCTTTTGGGACTCTTATTGATTTTGTTGAGTTTTATTTAAAGCGTAATGCCGAATCCGAATATCATTATTTAAGTAAGAATCTATATTCAATTAAAAATATAAGAAACACAGCTGCTCATAGTTCTTCTCTTTTAAATGAAATTGTTGAAGATATTGAGCAATTTGATAGTAGTGAACTCGTTACTACATATGTATACAAAAGAATCCGTAATAAAACTTCCGCTAAAAAGAAACTAAACAATTTCAGAATTTATGATATGACAGTTCTCTATATTATCTATGATCAGTTAATGCCTAAAGGTAGAACAAAATCAGAAAGAAAAAAAGAAATCTATAAATTTTTACTTCGAGCAAGAAGAAATAATGATTTATATTTAAAACATAATCAACTTCATTCTATCTATACATTTTTCTGCAAAATTATCTTGCCTAAATAAAATTACTTGCATTTAAATCTGTTTTAAACATATAATAAAGTACATGAAAAAATCCGTACGCGATTTGTAAAGGCTGATTTTCTAAAAAGAAAATCGGCCTTAGTTTTTTTTTCGCATCTACCTACGACACAATTTACCGAAACCTAAGTAAATGGCAGTTTCAAACCGCACTCAAATATAAATTTAACGAAGCTTCAACTTCCTTTGCGACAAGTTCAACAAATTCCTCGTAATTCTCGGTTGTATGTGCCTTATCTAAAGCATTGTAGTACGCTAAACGATTTTCGACACGAATAACAATTGGGGGATAACCTGATTTCATTAATCCTAAGTTTAATAAAAGGCGAGACATACGCCCATTGCCATCAATAAATGGATGGATCCCAACAAAAATTGCATGTAGCATAGCACCTCGTACAATGGGATGTAAATTTTGCGCTTCTCCGTCATACCAAGTCATTAAAGCATCCATTTGCTCTTGAATTTTAAAGGGTGGTGGCGGTGTATGAGCAGCCCCTGAAATAAAGACTTGCTGATCTCGGTAAACACCCGCATAGCTATCATCAATCCCTTTTAAAACAAGTCGATGTAAGTTTTTAACTTGCCATTCTGAAAAAGGCTCTTCTTTATGCACGACATCTTCAACATAAGAAATCGCATCTCGGTGATTGATGACTTCTAAATGTTCTCTCATCGTCTTACCACCAACCGTAATGCCTTCAAGTACGACCTTTGTTTCATTAATAGTTAAGGTATTGCCCTCGATCGCATTTGAGTTATACGTCCATTCTAAAAATAACTTTTCACGTAGGCTTTGTACGGTATATTTCGGTAGTGGCCTTTTTACATCCAACTGCTGTTTCTTTAAATCCATTTGTTTGAACAAAATTTTCATCTCCTTTATAGATGAATGTTTATTAATTATCATATTATATGTTAATCTCTTTTTGTCTATTTCTAATGAGAAAATTCTAAAACGATACAGTTCGCATAATATATCTAAGTATGGATTTTATTTATCATTCAAATCTTACATCATTTGAATATTACTTTATCTTTTCCAAATTTAAAATTTGAAGCGTATCTCCATGTCGAATAATGACTTCTTCTTCACTCCACTTTTTAATATACGATTTAAATGTCTTTTTGTTGTGCCAATCAAATGAAGCGACTTCATCTAACGTTCGTGTTTCAATCTACTCAATATTTACCTCAACAGATGCAAATGTGCACTAATAGGCTGTTAAACATGTAGCTACAGAAGATAGGGCATTTACAAGGAAGCTGTCGCAGAAACAACGTTGCAGCAAATAAATGAGCCCTTTATTAGATAACAAAAGAGCTTAGAGAACATTGATTATTTATGTCCTTTAAGCTCTTTTCAAAAACTTCACTTAC containing:
- a CDS encoding GntR family transcriptional regulator, with the protein product MKEKERSSDKIASVLIKAILDGIYAVGSTLPPERELAKEFAVGRPTIREALQRLERGGWIEGRTGMPAVVNDYWHDGNITTLVNIIENHQTITDEFILYLLELRSSLTPAYIRDAVTFNQPKVVALLANLEQLEDRAESYAAFDWALQKRCAALAVNPIYLLILNSFDSIYLDMAEIYFSVKDHRELSFNYYHELLKAALKGDAMEVEQLTKTTMEKSLALWKNRKK
- a CDS encoding sterol desaturase family protein; its protein translation is MKLKYMKEYFSYPDILIMSCLFLISFGYMLLNFTSIIILGTFILGMIMYSLAEYLIHRFVFHLKPPKNAFLLKILKRLHYDHHANPNELHLLFLPLWYSVPNIAVAAAIFYVISSSVVMTNAFTAGIMFFLLYYEWKHYIAHRPLQPISPWGRWMKKVHLLHHFKNENYWYGVTNPAYDYLMGTFKNQKDVAQSKTAKNLEKRGE
- a CDS encoding Abi family protein, translating into MDTPIYRFQDMIDYFDRKGITYTSGTEDIVSFLSKNNYFFKLISYRKNFTKNNKDQYTNVSFELLSDLASLDMQLRYLLMKMALDLEHRIKTIILAEITNNLTEDGYSIIDTFIATSKDPTKRKKDILGYSKYSKYSSTLYEKYKAHTPIWVAFETMSFGTLIDFVEFYLKRNAESEYHYLSKNLYSIKNIRNTAAHSSSLLNEIVEDIEQFDSSELVTTYVYKRIRNKTSAKKKLNNFRIYDMTVLYIIYDQLMPKGRTKSERKKEIYKFLLRARRNNDLYLKHNQLHSIYTFFCKIILPK
- a CDS encoding Fic family protein, which codes for MFKQMDLKKQQLDVKRPLPKYTVQSLREKLFLEWTYNSNAIEGNTLTINETKVVLEGITVGGKTMREHLEVINHRDAISYVEDVVHKEEPFSEWQVKNLHRLVLKGIDDSYAGVYRDQQVFISGAAHTPPPPFKIQEQMDALMTWYDGEAQNLHPIVRGAMLHAIFVGIHPFIDGNGRMSRLLLNLGLMKSGYPPIVIRVENRLAYYNALDKAHTTENYEEFVELVAKEVEASLNLYLSAV